Proteins from one Impatiens glandulifera chromosome 2, dImpGla2.1, whole genome shotgun sequence genomic window:
- the LOC124926963 gene encoding isocitrate dehydrogenase [NAD] regulatory subunit 1, mitochondrial-like, protein MRNSLCRRTLPLLKQLCRPLLDSSSRSSTIRNVTYMPRPGDGTPRPVTLIPGDGIGPLVTGAVEQVMEAMHAPVYFERYDIHGDMKSVPTEVIDSIRKNKVCLKGGLITPVGGGVSSLNMQLRKELDLYASLVHCFNLPGLPTRHENVDIVVIRENTEGEYSGLEHEVVPGVVESLKVITKFCSERIAKYAFEYAYLNNRKKVTAVHKANIMKLADGLFLESCREVASKYPSIHYDEIIVDNCCMQLVSKPEQFDVMVTPNLYGNLVANTAAGIAGGTGVMPGGNVGSDHAVFEQGASAGNVGNLKVLEQKKANPVALLLSSAMMLRHLQFPSFADRLETAVKTVIKEGKYRTKDLGGVSTTQEVVDAVIANLD, encoded by the exons ATGAGGAATTCTCTCTGTAG ACGAACCCTACCCCTCCTGAAGCAACTATGCCGTCCTCTCCTAGATTCATCATCTAGGTCAAGCACCATCCGGAACGTCACCTACATGCCTCGACCAGGTGACGGCACTCCAAGGCCGGTAACCCTAATTCCCGGCGACGGAATCGGCCCTCTCGTAACCGGCGCAGTTGAGCAGGTGATGGAAGCGATGCACGCACCTGTTTACTTCGAACGCTACGATATTCATGGTGATATGAAGAGCGTTCCGACAGAGGTAATCGATTCGATCCGCAAGAACAAGGTATGTTTAAAGGGAGGTCTAATTACTCCAGTTGGAGGTGGTGTTAGTTCACTTAATATGCAATTGAGGAAGGAACTTGATCTGTATGCTTCCCTTGTTCACTGTTTTAATCTTCCTGGTTTGCCTACTCGTCATGAGAATGTTGACATTGTTGTGATTAGAGAGAATACTGAAGGAGAGTATTCAGGATTAGAACATGAGGTTGTTCCTGGAGTTGTAGAAAGCCTAAAG GTGATAACAAAGTTCTGCTCAGAAAGGATTGCAAAGTATGCGTTTGAGTATGCATACTTGAACAACAGGAAGAAAGTAACAGCAGTTCATAAAGCAAACATTATGAAACTTGCTGATGGACTGTTTCTAGAATCATGTAGAGAGGTTGCAAGCAAGTATCCAAGTATTCACTATGATGAGATTATTGTCGATAACTGTTGTATGCAACTTGTTTCAAAACCCGAGCAATTTGATGTTATG GTGACTCCGAATCTGTATGGGAATCTAGTTGCGAATACCGCGGCTGGAATTGCTGGAGGGACTGGTGTGATGCCGGGAGGGAATGTTGGAAGTGATCATGCTGTATTCGAACAAGGTGCGTCTGCTGGAAATGTGGGAAACTTGAAGGTTTTAGAACAGAAGAAGGCTAATCCTGTTGCATTGCTTCTGTCATCGGCTATGATGTTAAGACATCTTCAGTTTCCTTCGTTTGCGGATAGACTTGAAACTGCAGTGAAGACTGTGATCAAAGAGGGCAAATATCGAACCAAGGATCTTGGCGGAGTCAGCACTACTCAAGAGGTTGTTGATGCTGTCATTGCTAATCTCGATTGA